A region of the Stegostoma tigrinum isolate sSteTig4 chromosome 5, sSteTig4.hap1, whole genome shotgun sequence genome:
ctccccacctacgtGCACCTCTACAGGTCCATCCccattaacttgtctgtctcctctccacctatcttctcctctatccatcttccctccgcctccccgtctctccctatttatttcagaaccctgccCCTTCCAccttttctgaataagggtcccgacccgaaaggtcagctttcctgctcctctgatgctgcctatcctgctgtgttcctccagccccacaccatgttatttccctcagagggtggttaatttTCAGAATTCGCTATCCCAGAGGACTGAGAAGGCTTTGTCATTGGGCGTATTGATGAAATGGCTTGGTGAATTTTTATATGTGAATGACATCATGGGATATGCTGAGAATGTGAAGAGTGACATAAACATAGAAAATTAGCCATGGACTCGTCAAACGGTGGTGAAGACTTGAGCGGTGATAGGTTTGCTGGAGCTGCTACTTTCTACATTCCTGTGAAACACAGATGCCATGGTCACAAGAGCTCCAGCAATTTCAGAAAAGAATCTGCTTAAAGTTATTACTTCAACAGAAATAAGTTGACCCTTACTGGAGTGCGTCACAATTCTCAAAAACGCTGAGTCGTGAGAAAGGTGTTAATTACAGACAGTGGCTCATACCTTGGGTGGTTTCACCTCTGCCTGTGAGATAGTTGTATAGTTAATCAATAAAAAAGGCAAGTGCACGAAACAGCCTTTAGTTTCACAACTGTGCAAAATACCAATTATGGTGAAATTCACTCTGCATGATATTTTGAGGTAAAGTTTTGTCTGGCATGAGTTGAGAATGATTGAACTTGACAACCAGGCAGTAATTGATCAAGTGTGACTTCAAGGGGCCCAGCTAAACTAGAGTCATTGGAAATCAGGGGGAAAACTTTCCCTAGTTGGAGGTACaaaggttgtggttgttggaggtcagtcatcttagctccaggacatctctgcttgatactcctcagggtaatgtccgaggctcaatcatcttcatcaaagaccttccctccatcatgaagtCAGATGTGGGGCTGGTCATTCATGATTGCGTTATAGTCAATAAAAATCATAGATCCTCAGACGCTGAAACAGCCCATGACTAAATGCAAAGagctggataatatccaggttcTGGCTGACCAGCGGcaagcatttttcttttattaataaaagctgttACCTTTGCAGTGATTGTGTCAGCTGTATGTCTCCACCTCTCAGATTTTACAAATCTAATGGAAAGCCCAGCTCCAACTTCTCATGATAACTGTGTCAGAGCAATAAATGCAAACTTGTCATTCAAgcataaataacaaaaaaaagttgctcagTTTGATACACTGTTTGTGCATTTTCaaattcccaccccccacccccgactccATGCTTACAGAAATGCTCAGGCTATTGAGCATGATCAGAAAGATGATGCTTGGTCGCTATTGCAAAAGGATAAATCATAGGGTCAGagaggaagattttaaaattcCTTTAGAACTACAGAAGAGAAAAGAGTTTTAATCAATATTGATATAACGTCGCTACAAATAGCAATCACTCATTCTATACTGAAATAGTGAATAAAGTTCATGCTAAATTTTTCAACCACTTATTCATTTCAATCCTGGTGTCTGGGATGATGCGAGAAAAGAAAAACTTGTGGTTATATGGTATCCATCTATCTCCTCATTCATATCAGGGAAAGCATTCAGTCTTTTAATCGAATCATTGCTAATTTTTGTCTCAGCCGCGTAGCTCATTGTGCATCACTGTCTGCATCAATGACACTGTGCTTGACCAGCTTGCCTGTTCACATGAGGCTATTAACAGTGATTGTTGATATAAGGTGGCAAGTGGTGTCTGTGCTTGCTAAAATAGCTTCACAGACATTCTTCAGAAAGTTGAACATTTCCAATTAAAATACAGCACAACATTCCGACATTTTATAATGGAACACAGTGGTTCTGACGTGACCTTTCAAATAAGCCATTTAGTCTCTCAGAGAATGAAATTTTCACAAGCCATATTAAGTGTTAATGAGCAGGGAAAATCTTTTTTTTGCACAAGAGCAGAAGAATATCCAATAATTACCCAATGGCAGTGAAATGAACTCTGCTATAAATTCTCATTATTGCCAAATGATGAAGGAAATAGGTTGCAAAATATAATCTGGAGTCTCATTGCATCTTTTGACTATTCAAGATGCAGGCATTTCTAAGTTGCATTATTGCACAAATATGAGTTAGCACCTTAAGATGTTTAAATGTAACAAGCTGTGCATGTTGCTGCCACAGGTAATCGTTTTCTGGCTGTGATTATAAGGTAGAAAGCATGTCTTCATTCAATAGCTCGGGAGGCAAATGAACTGATAGACTTGCTGTCACTTTTGGGTTCAGAAAGGGAATAGAGGAAATGAGTGCAAAAGAGAGGCAGACAGCCTGGCAATGGTGGAGACAGGTGAGGCTGTAATGAATGGTGAGGGACAGTGACGATCGCTGGCAATGGTGGAGACAGGTGAGGGTGTAATGAATGGTGAGGGACTGTGACGATCGCTGGCAATGGTGGGGACAGGTGAGGCTGTAATGAATGGTGAGGGACTGTGACGATCGCTGGCAATGGTGGGGACAGGTGAGGCTGTAATGAATGGTGAGGGACTGTGACGATCGCTGGCAATGGTGGGGACAGGTGAGGCTGTAATGAATGGTGAGGGACAGTGACGATCGCTGGCAATGGTGGAGACAGGTGAGGCTGTAATGAATGGTGAGGGACTGTGACGATCGCTGGCAATGGTGGGGACAGGTGAGGCTGTAATGAATGGTGAGGGACTGTGACGATCGCTGGCAATGGTGGGGACAGGTGAGGCTGTAATGAATGGTGAGGGACTGTGACGATCGCTGGCAATGGTGGAGACAGGTGAGGCTGTAATGAATAGTGAGGGACTGTGTCGATCGCTGGCAATGGTGGGGACAGGTGAGGGTGTAATGAATGGTGAGGGACTGTGACGATCGCTGGCAATGGTGGGGACAGGTGAGGCTGTAATGAATAGTGAGGGACTGTGACGATCGCTGGCAATGGTGGGGACAGGTGAGGCTGTAATGAATGGTGAGGGACTGTGACGATCGCTGGCAATGGTGGAGACAGGTGAGGCTGTAATGAATGGTGAGGGACAGTGACGATCGCTGGCAATGGTGGGGACAGGTGAGGCTGTAATGAATAGTGAGGGACTGTGACGATCGCTGGCAATGGTGGGGACAGGTGAGGGTGTAATGAATGGTGAGGGACAGTGACGATCGCTGGCAATGGTGGGGACAGGTGAGGCTGTAATGAATGGTGAGGGACTGTGACGATCGCTGGCAATGGTGGGGACAGGTGAGGGTGTAATGAATGGTGAGGGACAGTGACGATCGCTGGCAATGGTGGGGACAGGTGAGGCTGTAATGAATGGTGAGGGACAGTGACGATCGCTGGCAATGGTGGGGACAGGTGAGGGTGTAATGAATGGTGAGGGACTGTGACGATCGCTGGCAATGGTGGGGACAGGTGAGGCTGTAATGAATGGTGAGGGACTGTGACGATCGCTGGCAATGGTGGAGACAGGTGAGGGTGTAATGAATGGTGAGGGACTGTGACGATCGCTGGCAATGGTGGGGACAGGTGAGGGTGTAATGAATGGTGAGGGACTGTGACGATCGCTGGCAATGGTGGGGACAGGTGAGGGTGTAATGAATGGTGAGGGACTGTGACGATCGCTGGCAATGGTGGAGACAGGTGAGGCTGTAATGAATGGTGAGGGACTGTGACGATCGCTGGCAATGGTGGGGACAGGTGAGGCTGTAATGAATGGTGAGGGACTGTGACGATCGCTGGCAATGGTGGGGACAGGTGAGGCTGTAATGAATGGTGAGGGACTGTGACGATCGCTGGCAATGGTGGAGACAGGTGAGGCTGTAATGAATAGTGAGGGACTGTGACGATCGCTGGCAATGGTGGGGACAGGTGAGGCTGTAATGAATGGTGAGGGACTGTGACGATCGCTGGCAATGGTGGAGACAGGTGAGGCTGTAATGAATAGTGAGGGACTGTGTCGATCGCTGGCAATGGTGGGGACAGGTGAGGGTGTAATGAATGGTGAGGGACTGTGA
Encoded here:
- the LOC132209624 gene encoding mucin-2-like encodes the protein MCNKPSAVQGIVKVADFFSRWAQAIALDGTVKNSLTVQKLLLKLSTPCHQEWEESSFNNMKALMTSPVSTIASDRHSPSPFITASPVPTIASDRHSPSPFITASPVPTIASDRHSPSPFITASPVSTIASDRHSPSPFITASPVPTIASDRHSPSPFITASPVSTIASDRHSPSPFITASPVSTIASDRHCPSPFITPSPVPTIASDRHSPSPFITASPVPTIASDRHSPSLFITASPVPTIASDRHSPSPFITPSPVPTIASDRHSPSLFITASPVSTIASDRHSPSPFITASPVPTIASDRHSPSLFITASPVSTIASDRHSPSPFITASPVPTIASDRHSPSPFITASPVPTIASDRHSPSPFITASPVSTIASDRHSPSPFITPSPVPTIASDRHSPSPFITPSPVPTIASDRHSPSPFITPSPVSTIASDRHSPSPFITASPVPTIASDRHSPSPFITPSPVPTIASDRHCPSPFITASPVPTIASDRHCPSPFITPSPVPTIASDRHSPSPFITASPVPTIASDRHCPSPFITPSPVPTIASDRHSPSLFITASPVPTIASDRHCPSPFITASPVSTIASDRHSPSPFITASPVPTIASDRHSPSLFITASPVPTIASDRHSPSPFITPSPVPTIASDRHSPSLFITASPVSTIASDRHSPSPFITASPVPTIASDRHSPSPFITASPVPTIASDRHSPSPFITASPVSTIASDRHCPSPFITASPVPTIASDRHSPSPFITASPVPTIASDRHSPSPFITASPVPTIASDRHSPSPFITPSPVSTIASDRHCPSPFITASPVSTIARLSASLLHSFPLFPF